ACGATCTGGGCGTCTACGGCGTCGCCAAGCGCTCGGTGTTCGTCGTCGACGGCGACGGCGAGATCACCTACGCGTGGGTTAGCGACGACCCCGGCGTCGAACCCGACTACGACGAGGTCGAGGACGCCGTCGAGGCGGCAGCCTAACGCGACTCGCACGCAACCGACCGGCATCGTCGCAGCGCTTTTTTGGACTCGAGCCGACGTTCGCGTATGAGCGATTCGACTGTCGACGACGAGCCCGGTCGCGTCTACGCCCCCGACGCCGAACACAGCTTCCCCGACGAGAAACTCAACGAGGTCCTCGAGTTCGTCGAGACCGACGAGGAGATCCAGACCTACCTCGAGGCCCAGAACGTCAACGCGGTCGATCGGATGCGGTACAACGATCACGGGGCGAAACACATCGAAATCGTCCGCAACCGGGCGCTCTGCCTCTACGACCTCCTGAAGGCCGGCGGCGTCGAGTTCCACGCCAAACAGCAGGGACTCGCGGAGGAAGACGAATCCGTCATCATCGCCCTGGCGGCGACGCTCCACGACGTCGGCCACGTCGTCCACCGGGACGAGCACGTCTACTACTCCATCCCGCTCGCGGCGGATATCCTCGATCGGGTACTGCCGAAGTTCTACGACCTCGCCGAGACCGTCCGCGTGAAAGGCGAGGTGCTCCACGCGATCCTCTGTCACCACACGGCCGAAACGCCGCTGACGACCGAGGCCGGCGTCATCCGCGTCGCCGACGCCCTCGATATGGAAAGCGGCCGCTCGCGCATCCCCTACGAGCAGGGCGGACGCGGGATCAACACCCTCTCGAGCCAAGCGATCCAGCGCGTCACCCTGACCGAGGGCGACAGCCGCCCCGTCATGGTCGAAATCGCGATGACCAACGCCGCCGGCGTCTACCAGGTCGACAACCTCCTCAAGGCGAAACTGCGCAACTCCGGCCTCGAGGACGAGATCCGGATCGTCGCGGTCAACACGAACGAGACGACCGACCAGCTCGTCGAGCGGATCGAGCTCTAAAGACGAACTTTTCCTCTGCGGGTGCGCCACAGGCGCACCCGCAGAGGAAAACTTCGATGAAAAGCACTCCTCCTTCCCCGTCAGCCGCGCGTAGCGCGGCTTCTCGGTCAGTCGTCGGCCCGCTCGCAGCCGCCGGCTGCTCGCGGTGAGTGAATGGGGACAGCCTGCCCTCCCCCGAGTCACGGCTTCGCCGCAATTCGCGGCGAAACCGCTCCCGGCCCAAAGGCAGTTAGAACTAAGCAGTCGATGTTATCGACGATGCAGCACGATCCGCAATTTAAACCAGTTCGTACCGACCGTTCCGCCGCTCGAGGTGGCCGCGCTCGCGAAGGGTGCCGGTGATCGAGAGGACGGTGCTCTTGTTGACGTCGAGTGCCGACCGGAGTTCGTCGGCCGTCGCGCTGCCGAACGCCTCGAGATAGAGATAGACCAGCTTCGCGCGCGGCGAAGCGAGGTCCTCCGGCATCGACACGTCGAGTCCCTGCGCCGTTGTCGGGTTCATACTCGATTTCCAGTGTTTCGACGATAATAAACCTATGTTACAACAGATGTCGAAATTCGGCCGTCTCCACCGACCGAAATTCGGTTCCGTACAGTCGTGTAGAATCGCTGAACGCGCGTCTCTCGTCTGATACCGATCGATTATGGCCGATACGAGGGGTTTACCGATCGTCGTTCACTGGCAATCGGTCGCACGACCGGCGGTCGAAACGGCCGGCAAGCGGGTCGCTTTTGTGCGCGCCGACGACAATCGGTCACGATGTCGACGCAACTTACCGTCCTCGCGCTTCTGGCCGGACTGTTCACCGGCGCGCTGTTTCGCTTTCTGAACGTTCCGATCCCCGCGCCGCCGGAGCTGCCCGGCATCATGGGGATCGTCGGCATCTTCCTCGGCTACAGGGTCATCGAGTACTTCGACGTCGACGTCGCCGTCCTCCTCGAGGCGCTCGGCATCTGACTGCGAGATAGAAACGGGTCACGGGCACGCAACCGCACGATTACGTCACGATTCCAACGCCATCGAGAGCCGCGACATCCCCCACGCGAAGCCGAGCACGATGACGAAACAGAGGTAGCTCAGCCCGATCGGGAGGACGATAACCGGGAGCGACTCGTAATAGAGGTAGCCGGCGCCGAGCAGCAGCGGCGCGAGAACCAGATTGACCTGAATGAATCGCTCGAGGCTCATCTACTGCACGAGAGTCGATACGGGACGAAAGGGCTACCGGTCTCGAGCGATCGGCACGCGAGCGGTCGAAGCGAACCGGCGAGAGTCAGTCGGGTACTGGCCGCCGATCAGTGTTCAAACCCGAAAACGAATTCCGGTTCCGAAGCGAGACCCTGCGGCGTCAGTAACTGCGCTCTTTGGGCTCGTAGGTCTTGTTCTCGCCCTCGAGGATGACCGGACGGAAGAAGATGTCCGGGTCGCCCTCGTTCCAGGAGATCAGCGTGTGCTTGAGCCACTCGTCGTCCTTGCGCTCCTGGTGTTCCTTGCGCCAGTGGGCGCCGCGGAACTCGTCGCGGACCAGGGCGCCCAGCGCGATCGTCTCGGCGACGTCGATCAGGTTGCGCGTCTCGTAGGTCTGCTGGAGGTCCGTGTTGAACGTGCGCGAGGGGTCGTCGACGTAGACGTTCTGGTATTCCTCGCGGCACTCGCGGATGATCTTCAGCGCCTTCTTGACGCCTTCCTCGGTGCGGAAGACGTTGACGTAGTCGGTCATCGCCTGCTGAAGCTTCGCGCGGATCTCGGAGTGCTGAACGCCGCTGTCGCGGTCCATCAGGCGGTCGACGCGCTCGCGCTCGCGCTCGACGGCACGCTCGAGCATGCCTTCCGCGTCTGCCGTGACGCCGCCGTCGGCCGCGACGCCGCTTGCCGTATCGAGGCCGGCGCTGCCGGGCTGGACCGGCAGTTCGGTGTCGTCGTCTTCGACGTCGTCGCCGTAGCCGGTGCGGATCTCGGGCGCGCCGAGATCCTCGCCGGCGGCGTGTTGGCCAGCGCGCTTGCCGAAGACGATGAGTTCGGGCAGGGCGTTGCCGCCTAAGCGATTCCCGCCGTGAACGGAGACGCAGGCGCACTCGCCGGCCGCGTAGAGGCCGTTGACGCAGGTCTGGCCGTTCTCGTCGACCTCGATGCCGCCCATCGCATAGTGCTGGCCGGGCTTGACCGGCATCGGCTCGACGAGGCCGTCGACGCCCTCGAAGTCCTCCGCGAGGTGGAGGATGTTCTCGAGGCGGTCCATGATGCGGTCCTCGCCGAGGTGGCGCATGTCGAGGTGGACGTACTCGTCCTCGATCCCGCGGCCCTCGCCGACCTCGGTGAGTTCGGCGCGGGCGACGACGTCGCGGGAGGCGAGCTCGCCGGAGTTGTTCGCGTAGCCGTACTCGAACATGAACCGCTCGCCCTCGCTGTTGTAGAGGATGCCACCCTCGCCGCGGACGCCCTCGGAGATCAGGACGCCGGTCGAGGGGAGGGAGGTCGGGTGGAACTGGATGAACTCCATGTCCTCGAGGGGCGCGCCCGCTCGGTAGGCCATCGCGTGGCCGTCGCCGGTACAGGAGACGGCGTTGGTGGTGTGGTCGAAGGCCTGGCCGGGACCCCCGGTCGCGAGGACGACGCCGTTGTTCGCCTTGAACCCTTCAATCGTACCGGACTGGACGTCGTAGCCGACGACGCCGTGGCACTCGCGGTCCTTGGGGTCGTCCTCGTCGGTCGTGACGAGGTTCATCACGTACCACTCGTCGTAGACCTGAATGCCCCGCTTGACGACCTGCTCGTACATCGTGTGCAGCAGGTGGTGGCCGGTCTCGGCGCCGGCGTAGGTGGTGCGGGGGTAGGAGAGGCCGCCGAACGGCCGCTGAGAGACGCGTCCGTCCTCTTCACGGGAAAACGGCATTCCCCAGTGTTCGAGGTTCATCGTCTCCTCGGGGGCGTTCTTGGCGAGGGTCTCGACCGCCGGAGCGTCGCCCAGGTAGTCCGACCCCTTCATCGTGTCGTAGGCGTGGAGCTCCCAGTCGTCGCCCTCCTGGAGTGCGGCGTTGATGCCCCCTTCGGCCGCGCCGGTGTGGCTGCGGACCGGGTGGAGCTTCGAGACGATTGCCGTGTCGGCTCCCGCCTCGTGCGCTGCGATCGCGGCTCGGAGGCCGGCGCCGCCCGCGCCGACCACGATGACGTCGTGTTCGTACATAGATTAGGGTTACCAGAACTTCAGGTTCTTCTTGACTGCTTCCCGCTTGAGCTCCTGAATGTGCTCGGTCAGCGGAATGTCCTTCGGGCACACCTCGGTACAGGAGAACTGGGTCTGGCACCGCCAGACGCCGTGTTCCTGCTCGAGAATGCGGAGTCGGTGCTCCTTGATCTCCTCGCTTTCGCGGTCGTCCATCGCGAACTTGTAGGCCTTGTTGATCGCCGCCGGGCCGAGGTACTCGTTGTCGCCGGCCGCGATGTTACACGAGGACATGCAGGCGCCACACCAGATACACCGCGAGGACATCTTGATCTTCTCGCGGTTCTCCGGGCTCTGGCGCTGCTCCTCGAGTTCGCTCGAGTCGGGGGTATCCTCGTCCTGGAAGTACGGCTCGACCGCGTGCATCTGGTCGTAGAAGTGGTCCATGTCGACGACCAGGTCCTTGACGACCTCCTGGTGGGGTAGCGGCTCGATGCGAACCGGCTGTTCGAGGTCGGAGATCTGGGTCTTGCAGCCGAGTCGCTGCTTCCCGTTGACGAAGAAGGCGTCGGAGCCACAGACCGCCTGCCGACAGGAGTGTCGGAAGGTCAGCGAGGAGTCGAACTCGTCGCGGGCGTACATGACCGCGTCGAGGACGGTCATCCCCTTCTCGAAGGGGACGTGGAAGTCGTCGAACCGGGGTTCCTGCTTCGCCGCGACTTCGGGGTCGTAGCGGAAGACCTTGATGTGGACGGTCTCGCCCGCGGCTTCGGCCTCCTTCTCGGCGTGCTCGTCGACCATCCCCTCCTGTTTTTCTCGGAGTCGCTCCTGCTGGGGCGACTCGGCCCCCTTCATGTCGGGGTCTTGCGGTACTTCCTGGCTCTCGGGTTCCTGTTGTTGTTGCGTACTCATGTTAGATCCACCCCGCCATAGCGACTGCGACGTAGACTCCCTGCGCGATCAGTGCGCCGCCAGCGATGACAAGGACTGCGAGCACTACTTTCTTCCGGGTGCCCTCGAGTCCCTGGTTGATCAGGGCGTTGTAGACGCCGTTGACGCCGTGGAACGCGGCCGTGATCAGGAACAGCACCATCGTCAGGAAGTAGCCGACGTTCTGCATGCGCGCTTGCGTGCCCATGAAGGTCACCTCCGCGGCGTGGGTGACGAAGTGCAGTTGGAAGAAGTGGAAGGCGAGCACGACGACCAGAAACGCCGCCGTGATCCGCTGGAGCAACCAGCGGGTTCCGCCGGGCGCGAACGAGGAATACCGTTCCGCCATCAGAAACCCACCCCCGAAAGGAAGGTCGGCACGCTCGCGACGGTGATCGCGCCGGTCAGGACCAGCGACGCGTAGAAGCTCCGATCCTGCGCTTCGAGTCCGATACCCAGGTCGACCATCAGCAGGCGGAGGCCGTTCAAGATGTGGAAGACGGCGACCGCCAGCAGGCCGACCTCGAGAACGCGGACGATGAACAGTTCCTCGAGGCCCTGAATCGTCGTCGTGTAGACGTCCGTTTCGGCTTGAATCATCGATGCATCACCGCTCGCTGCGCCGATCGCCGTACTCAGCACGGCGATGTGGGTGAACAGGTAGCCGATCAGCATCCACCCGGTGAACTTGTGGAAGATCCACGCCCACATGCCGGCCGAGAACTCCTTCCACCGACCGAAGTCCTCGATGAGACCGCGATTGTAAGACTGACTCATGCGCTCATGTGGACGGTTTGACCGCGGGGGTATAGAACTTACTTTTATCTCCTCGTTCGCCGGTTTCCGACGCTCAAGAACGTTCGAAAAACGACCCGTTTTATCCACGTTTCCCGAACGCGTTCGATCGAGCCTTGCCGGATGTTCGCTACACGTTCGTGGCTGCAACCGAGTCCCTCGTGTTACCGCAGTTCAGACTGCGACCGCTCGGCCGTGTGCTCGCGCTCGAGCGCCGTCCGGGTGTCCGGCGAGAGCCCCACCAGATGACAGAGGGGGTTCCCCGGGTAGACGACCGGGTTCTCGAGGACGCCGACGACGAGCCCGGTGAAGGGCGCTTCGACGGTGACGATGTCTTCCTCTTCCTTGAACGGGTTCGTGATGGTACAGATCACGTCGCCTTCCCTGACGAGTTCGCCGCGGCCGTGTTTCATGTCGACGATGCCGCCGGCGTCGGCGCGGATCCAGGTCTTCTCGTCGTCGTCGTCGATGACGGTCCGCCAGCCGGGCCAGTGGACCGACGACTCCTGGTGCAGGCCGAACTCGGCGAGGACGCTCGCGACGCCGGTCAACGCGCGGTCGATCAGACTCCGCTGGAAGCGGTGTGCCTCGCCCATCTCGACGGTGATCGTCGGAACGTCGGCGTCGGTCGCCTCGCGCCGGAGCGTTCCCGACGGCCCCTCGCCCGCGATGATGACGTTCGAACTGAACGCCTTGGCGAGTCTCGAGACCTGCGGGTCGGCCATGTTCGCTCGGACGTGGAGCATGTTGGTCCGGCCCCGCGTGGAGGTGTGAAAGTCGATCCCGATGTCGCAGGGTTCGATGAAGTTCGTGAAGATCTGGTTGGCCATCCGTCTGGCGCTGGTCGATCCCTCGCGGCCGGGGAACGAGCGGTTCAGGTCCCGGTCGTAGATCGGCAGGTACCGCTCCTGGGCGAGAAAGCCGGGGACGTTCATCACGGGGAGACAGACCAGCGTCCCGTGGAGTTCGGAATGGTCCCAGTCGTGGGCGACCTCGCGGACGACCTCGATCCCGTTGAGTTCGTCGCCGTGGGCCGCCGCGGAGAGAAAGACCGTCGGGCCGGGGTGTTCGCCGTTGACGATCGTCACCGGAATGCGGACGGGATCGCCGAGGTACGTTTCGCTGATGCCGTACCGGATGTTCGCGGACTCGCCGGGGTCGATCCGGCCGCCGTTATAGGTGAACGCGTCGTTCTCGGTCGCGTCGGAATCGACGGGCTGGTCGGGTGGCTCGTCCGTTCCCTCGTCCCGTGCGACGTCGTCGCTCATACACCGGTCTCGAGTGGCACTAATGTGAATCTTGTCTTGTTAGTTCCGGACCCGTCCTCGCGCGGTATCGGTCCCATAACAGTCCGGATTTCCTGACGGAATCGCGGGAACATAGCTCTCCGCGGGGCATACGTTTTGTACGATGATGTGGTAACTCTCCGCATGGAGATCCGCACCGCCACCGACGACGACGTCGACGCCATCCGCTCGATCGCCCACCAGTCGCTCAGTTCCACCTACACGGACTTCCTCGGCGAGGAAACGGTCGAGTCGGCGATCGATCAATGGTACGGCGACGGCTTCGGCGACGAACTCGAGGACGATCACGCGGTCGTCCTCGTGGTCGAACGAGACGGCGAGATCGCCGGTTTCTCCCAGAGCGATCTGGTCGGCCAGCAGTACGGCAGCGGCCGGATCCTCTGGCTGCACGTCCGTCCCGACCACCGGGGCAGCGGGACGGGCGTTCGATTGCTCGTCCGGACCCGGGAGACGCTCATCGACGAGGGCGCCGATCACGTGGAGGGGTTCGTCCTCGCCGATAACGCGGGCGGCAACGAGTTCTACCGGGAGCACGGCTTCGAGCAGGCCGGCCAGCGCGAGGTCGAGATCGGCGACGAAACGTTTACCGAGAACGTCTACGTCGAGGGCGACCTCGAGGACGAGGGGTGGGGCGCGATCGACGAACTCGAGATCGACGGCGAGACGGTCTACGTGAGCTACGGCGAGGCGGCGCGGGGTTCGCGCTCGCCGTTCTACAGCGCCTACCGGGACGACGACCGCAAGGAACTGTACGCGTGGCTGTGTGGCAATTGCGACTCGATCGACAACACGATGGACACGATGGGGCGCATCGAGTGTAACGTCTGCGGGAATCGCCGGAAGGCGACGCGGTGGGACGCCTCGTACCTCTAGTCGTCCGCCGATCGCTGCGATCCGCCCCTCGCGGTACCGCGGCGCCTGAACCGCGACTGCGCGGGACTGTACGACCCCGTTTCACCGTCGGTACGAGAGTCTTTCGACGGTTAGTTCGCACTAGCCCCGCGCTTCGGACGGAGTTGGCACTCCATTACAATTGCCGGATTCCGCTATTGGGTGAATGAGTCATCACCGGACTTCGGGCAGCGGTTGGGTCCGGACTCTCTCGCCTCTCAGTTCGTCCTATGAGCACGCAGCAGGATCACATCGTCCGCGGGTTCAAAGCAACGCTCGTCGCTCGAGCAGTCTACATGCTCTCGAGCGCACTCCTGATGCTCGTCCTCGCCCGGTTTCTCCTCGACCCGCAGGGGTACGGGGACCTCTACTGGGCGATCAGTATCCTCGCGATCGTCCAGCTGTTCGCCGACGTCGGGCTGGGCAAGTCGGCGGCGCGGTACATCTCCGAGTACAACGAGAAGGATCCGGGCCAGATCCCGCACCTGCTCCGGTCGACGATGGTCTACAAGCTCGTCGTCGTCTCGGTCGTCGCGTACGCCCTGTTGCTCTTCCACGACGAACTCGCGAGCATGCTGGGCGAGCCGAGCGCGGCGCCGTTCCTCGCGGCGGGCGTGCTCTACGTCGTCGTCAAATCGTTCCAGACGTTCGCCCAGATCTCCTTTCAGGGGTTCAACGAACTCGGCTACAGCGCGGCCGTGCAGGCGATCGGCGGCGCGACGCGGCTCGTCTTCGCCGTCGGCTTCGTCCTGGCGGGATTCGGCGCGCTGGGCGCGCTGTTCGGCTACATCGTCGGCTACGCGCTGGCCGGCGCATTCGGACTAGCGATCCTCTATTTCAAGTTCTACCGCGAGTACGACACCGCGGAGATCTACGAGGAGGGACTGTCGAAACGGCTGCTCAAGTACAGCGTTCCGCTGACCGCGACGCGGAGCGCCAACGTCGTCGACAAGCAGATCGACACCTTCCTCGTGGGCGTCTTCCTCTCGTCGACGGCCGTCGGCTTCTACACGCTCGGCAAGCAGATCACCGACTTCGTGCTCGCGCCCGCGGAGTCGCTCGGCTTCACCATCTCGCCGAACTTCGGCGAGTACAAGGCCAACGACGAACTCGAGGAGGCCCGGCGGATCTACGAATCGTCGCTGACGAACACGCTGTTGCTCTACGTGCCCGCGGCGGCCGGCCTCGCGATCGTCGCCGACCCGTTCATCTCGCTGGCGTTCCCGAGCTACGAGGGGGCGATCCCCGTCCTGCAGGCGCTGACGGCGTTTATCGTCCTGCAGGCGATCACGAACCTCACGAGCGACAGTTTGGACTACCTCGGCCGGGCGCAAGCCCGGGCGGTCGCGAAGGGCGGGACGGCCGCGGCTAACTTCGGGCTGAACCTCGTGCTCATCCCGGCGATGGGCGTCGTCGGCGCCGCGATCGCGACGGTGCTCACCCACTCCGTCTACGTGGCGGTGAACCTCTACGTGGTCCACAGCGAGCTCTCGCTGCGCGTTCGCCACCTCGCTCGCACGATGGGGCTGATCTTCGGCATCACCGGCGTTATGGCGATCGCAGTGTTGATCGTGACGCCGATGGTCTCGAGTTTCCCGATGCTCATCGCCGCGATCGCGCTCGGCGCCGCGACGTGGGCGGTGCTCGCCGTCGCGAGCGGGCTGGTCGATCCGGGAGAAGTGCGCTCGGTGCTCGGATAACGCTTGCTCACAGCGATCGGCGGCTCGGCGAGAGACGGGTGAAAACCGAGTCGATGGCGACTTGTCGCCGATATCGACCGTCGTTTGCTTCCCTAGTCGCCCTCGAGAACGGTCGCTTCGACGCCGATCAGGTTCGACGCCGACGCCGGCGCGCCGTTCGTGCGCTCGAGGGAGACGGTTCGCCCCTGCAGGGACGATGGTGTTCCGTCGTCGTTCTCGTTCTCGTTTCCGTTCCCGTCCTCGCCCTCCTCGGCGAACAGAAAGCCGCGGAACGACCGCGCGTGGCCGTACTCGAGGACGTGCGTCTGGTATCCCGAGAGGCGTTCGGGAAGCCACTCGAGGTCCGTCTCGACGATCGCCGCCCGTGAGGCGGGCGCGTAGTGGTAGGGGAACATCGCTCCGCGGAGGGCGGTCGTCGACTCCTCGTGCTGTGCGTCGGTCTCGGCGGCGCCGACCGCGTGCGAGCCGCCGACTACGGCGCCGGTCGCCGCGAGCGCACCGGTCGCGAGCACGCGTCGTCTCGAGGGACCAGTTCGTGCTGTGGATTCGTCACCGGTCATCGAAATCAGTGCAGGCTACGGACCACTACCGACGAGAAAAACCTTGGTTACGATCGATCTGAGGGTCTCGAGAACGTCTTTTTCGGCCTCGAGTATTTCTCTTACCGATCGTAATAACAGCGTTTCCGACGGGTGAAATATTTATTTGATTCCTCGATGTCCGTGGAGTGGATGTTCTTCCAAGAACCCGAGCTACAGTACGAGGTTACCGTCGAAGACCCCGACCCGCACTTCGCGAAGCTACTCCAGCAGGCGATCGGCGGCCAAGAGGGCGAGATGCGCGTTGCGCTGCAGTACATGTTCCAAGCGTGGGCGCTGCCCGAGGAGTTCGAAGCCTATCGGAACCTGCTGATGGAGACCGCAGCCGAGGAACTCGGCCACATCGAAATGCTCGCGTCGGCCGTGACGAAGAACCTTCGCGGGTCGCCCAAGGAGATGCGCGAGGAGACCGAGGAGACCGCCGCCGTCGCCGCGGCGATGACCGGCCAGAACCCGCGCCAGTACCTCTCGTCGGGCCTCTCGGCGATGCCAGTGGATAGCAACGGCGTGCCGTTTACCGGCGCGTACATCGCCGCCTCGGGGAACCTCGCCGGCGACCTCTACGCGAACGTGATGGCCGAGGCGACCGGCCGCACGCTCGCGACCCGCCTCTGGGACTACACCGACGACCCCGGCATGAAGGACATGCTCTCCTACCTCATCGCCCGGGACACGATGCACCAGAACCAGTGGCTCGAGGCGCTCGAGTCCCTGGACGACCCGGTCCCGGTTCCCGCGAGCTTCCCGCAGGAGCAGGAGAACCAGGACGTCAACTACACGTTCATCTCGACGCGCCGCGAGGAGCAGCCGAATCCCGAGTACCCCTGGACGCAGGGCGAGGCGCCGGACGGGAACGGCACGTTCTCCTACGCCGCGGAGCAGCCGGGCGACGGGGAGGTCATCGCGCCCGACCCGGATCCGTCGACGTACAACAACCCGAACGACGTCGACGACTGATCGGTACCGGATGCGCGAGTAAGAATTGATTATCGATCGGCGCCGTTTTTCGTCGCCGATTACCGCGTCGCCCTCGTGCGGATCGCGGCAGTCGCACGGCGCCGGCCTCGAGCGCCGCACCGATCGTCGACCCCGATCGCGGTTAACCGAACCGAACTATCCGCGCGTGCTCCGGTCGGCGCCGTCACTCGTTGCGATCCACTATTAATACTTATCCACGCGGTCGCCGTCTAGAAACGTATGGACGTCGACGATCCCGTCACGGTGGGGGTACTGAGTTTACACACGAGCAAGGAGACGAAAGCGATTCTCAACGCGGTCGAAGACCTCGGCCACGACACCGAGTGGCTCCGGACCGAAAACACGTCCATCAGCGTCACCGACGGCAGCGTCGTCCTCGAGCCGTCGGTCGACGTCATCGCGAACCGAATGCTGCTGTCGAACACCGAACAGCCCGCCGAGGAGCTCGGACTGGCGAACACGTTCGCGCAGCTCGTCCCGATGCTCAACGAGCCGGCGAACGTGATGACGGCGATCCACAAGCTCTCGACGGCGACGACGTTGGCGGCCAACGACGTCCGGACGCCCGACGTCACCCTCGCGCTCAACAGCGACCAGCTGAACGCGGCCCGGAGCCGCTACGGCGAGGAGGCCGTCTACAAGACGGCGATCGGCACCCACGGCGGCGGCACCTGGAAGGTCGGGCCCGACGACCCGGTCAACCCGAAGGTCGGCAACCGGTACGCGTTCCTGCAGGAACTGATCGACCGCGACGACGCCCGCCACCGCGACGTCCGCGTCTACGTCGTCGACGGCGAGATCATCGCCGCGATGTACCGCTACGCGCCGGACAACGACTGGCGGACCAACGTCGCGCTCGGCGGCAGCGTCGAGGACGCGACCGAGGACCTTCCCGAGGAGGCCCGCGACATGGCCCGCCGCGCGGCCGACGCCGTCGGCCTCGACTACGCCGGCGTCGACTTAGTCGAGGGCGACGAGGGCTGGTTCGTCCTCGAGGTCAATCCGACCGCGGGGTTCAAGGGGCTCTACCAGGCGACGCAGGTCAGTCCCGCACCGTACATCGCCAAACTGGCGATCGAACGCGCCGGCGGCGAGGTGGATGAGGACCGCGTGCGCGACATCTCGAACGTGCTCGACGACTCGCGGCCGACGGCGCAGCCGGTCGAGTCGATCTCGGAGGACACGGAGCCGGCGGTGATCGGCTACACCGAGGAGGTGGTCCTCTCGGGGACCAGCGGGTCGAAATCGGTCGTCGCCAAGTCCGACACCGGCGCGACGCGGACGAGCATCGACACCGGCCTCGCCGCGGACATCGGCGCCGGCCCGATCAAGTCCATCACCCGGATCCGCTCGGGCAGCAGCAAGCAGTCCCGGAGCCGACCCGTCGTCGACGTCGTCGTCGGCGTCGGCGGCAACCAGCACACCGTGACGGCAAGCGTCGAGGACCGCAGCCACATGGACTACCCCGTCATCCTCGGCCGGGACATCCTCGAGAACTACCAGGTCGACGTGAGCCGCCGCATCGACGGCGAGGCGCCCG
The DNA window shown above is from Halopiger xanaduensis SH-6 and carries:
- a CDS encoding HD domain-containing protein, whose protein sequence is MSDSTVDDEPGRVYAPDAEHSFPDEKLNEVLEFVETDEEIQTYLEAQNVNAVDRMRYNDHGAKHIEIVRNRALCLYDLLKAGGVEFHAKQQGLAEEDESVIIALAATLHDVGHVVHRDEHVYYSIPLAADILDRVLPKFYDLAETVRVKGEVLHAILCHHTAETPLTTEAGVIRVADALDMESGRSRIPYEQGGRGINTLSSQAIQRVTLTEGDSRPVMVEIAMTNAAGVYQVDNLLKAKLRNSGLEDEIRIVAVNTNETTDQLVERIEL
- a CDS encoding helix-turn-helix domain-containing protein, encoding MNPTTAQGLDVSMPEDLASPRAKLVYLYLEAFGSATADELRSALDVNKSTVLSITGTLRERGHLERRNGRYELV
- a CDS encoding XapX domain-containing protein — translated: MSTQLTVLALLAGLFTGALFRFLNVPIPAPPELPGIMGIVGIFLGYRVIEYFDVDVAVLLEALGI
- a CDS encoding FAD-binding protein; the protein is MYEHDVIVVGAGGAGLRAAIAAHEAGADTAIVSKLHPVRSHTGAAEGGINAALQEGDDWELHAYDTMKGSDYLGDAPAVETLAKNAPEETMNLEHWGMPFSREEDGRVSQRPFGGLSYPRTTYAGAETGHHLLHTMYEQVVKRGIQVYDEWYVMNLVTTDEDDPKDRECHGVVGYDVQSGTIEGFKANNGVVLATGGPGQAFDHTTNAVSCTGDGHAMAYRAGAPLEDMEFIQFHPTSLPSTGVLISEGVRGEGGILYNSEGERFMFEYGYANNSGELASRDVVARAELTEVGEGRGIEDEYVHLDMRHLGEDRIMDRLENILHLAEDFEGVDGLVEPMPVKPGQHYAMGGIEVDENGQTCVNGLYAAGECACVSVHGGNRLGGNALPELIVFGKRAGQHAAGEDLGAPEIRTGYGDDVEDDDTELPVQPGSAGLDTASGVAADGGVTADAEGMLERAVERERERVDRLMDRDSGVQHSEIRAKLQQAMTDYVNVFRTEEGVKKALKIIRECREEYQNVYVDDPSRTFNTDLQQTYETRNLIDVAETIALGALVRDEFRGAHWRKEHQERKDDEWLKHTLISWNEGDPDIFFRPVILEGENKTYEPKERSY
- a CDS encoding succinate dehydrogenase/fumarate reductase iron-sulfur subunit; translated protein: MSTQQQQEPESQEVPQDPDMKGAESPQQERLREKQEGMVDEHAEKEAEAAGETVHIKVFRYDPEVAAKQEPRFDDFHVPFEKGMTVLDAVMYARDEFDSSLTFRHSCRQAVCGSDAFFVNGKQRLGCKTQISDLEQPVRIEPLPHQEVVKDLVVDMDHFYDQMHAVEPYFQDEDTPDSSELEEQRQSPENREKIKMSSRCIWCGACMSSCNIAAGDNEYLGPAAINKAYKFAMDDRESEEIKEHRLRILEQEHGVWRCQTQFSCTEVCPKDIPLTEHIQELKREAVKKNLKFW
- a CDS encoding succinate dehydrogenase translates to MAERYSSFAPGGTRWLLQRITAAFLVVVLAFHFFQLHFVTHAAEVTFMGTQARMQNVGYFLTMVLFLITAAFHGVNGVYNALINQGLEGTRKKVVLAVLVIAGGALIAQGVYVAVAMAGWI
- the sdhC gene encoding succinate dehydrogenase, cytochrome b556 subunit, whose amino-acid sequence is MSQSYNRGLIEDFGRWKEFSAGMWAWIFHKFTGWMLIGYLFTHIAVLSTAIGAASGDASMIQAETDVYTTTIQGLEELFIVRVLEVGLLAVAVFHILNGLRLLMVDLGIGLEAQDRSFYASLVLTGAITVASVPTFLSGVGF
- a CDS encoding succinylglutamate desuccinylase/aspartoacylase family protein, giving the protein MSDDVARDEGTDEPPDQPVDSDATENDAFTYNGGRIDPGESANIRYGISETYLGDPVRIPVTIVNGEHPGPTVFLSAAAHGDELNGIEVVREVAHDWDHSELHGTLVCLPVMNVPGFLAQERYLPIYDRDLNRSFPGREGSTSARRMANQIFTNFIEPCDIGIDFHTSTRGRTNMLHVRANMADPQVSRLAKAFSSNVIIAGEGPSGTLRREATDADVPTITVEMGEAHRFQRSLIDRALTGVASVLAEFGLHQESSVHWPGWRTVIDDDDEKTWIRADAGGIVDMKHGRGELVREGDVICTITNPFKEEEDIVTVEAPFTGLVVGVLENPVVYPGNPLCHLVGLSPDTRTALEREHTAERSQSELR
- a CDS encoding GNAT family N-acetyltransferase: MEIRTATDDDVDAIRSIAHQSLSSTYTDFLGEETVESAIDQWYGDGFGDELEDDHAVVLVVERDGEIAGFSQSDLVGQQYGSGRILWLHVRPDHRGSGTGVRLLVRTRETLIDEGADHVEGFVLADNAGGNEFYREHGFEQAGQREVEIGDETFTENVYVEGDLEDEGWGAIDELEIDGETVYVSYGEAARGSRSPFYSAYRDDDRKELYAWLCGNCDSIDNTMDTMGRIECNVCGNRRKATRWDASYL